Genomic segment of Cytobacillus suaedae:
ACGACCCTGGGTAATCGCAAGCCTAATACGATATCCTGAATCCGACCACTATTCCAAACTTCTGTTGCCAAGGCAAAAAACGTATAATCTGCTTGACCTTGTGTTAGATGTACCAGGCTTAATGCCAGTAACAGAAGAAGGCCCCCTAAAAATAAGCTAGAGGGCTTCAATTGAACGCTGTTTAACATATTATTTTTGCTCCACAGAGCTTACGATACGATCAACTACTGTAAAAGCAGACAGTGGTCCACCAAACAACCACGCATCCCCACCCAATGGGTACATACGATCAGTTGCTACAAAGTCTAAGTTTTTCCAAACAGCATTATCTTTTAATTGGTTTTCAAAAATGTTGTCGTTATCTTGTACAACGTAAAAGAAGTTTGCTTGTTCAACTGCTGGTAATGCTTCTACATTCAACTGAGAAAAACCATAGATTTCGAACTTCTCAGATGCATAGGCATTTTTCATCCCGATTTTTTCTAAAATTACAGATGCCATCGCATTAGGTGTAAACACTCGAAGAACCGGAACCTGCTGTGAACTAAACGCTTGTGTTAAAACAAATTTATTTGTTTGTAGTCCGGCTGCTTCAATCGATGCTTTCGCTTCTTCATACTTCTTGTCTAAATCAGCTAATACAGTCTTTGCCTCTGCATCTTTACCTAAAGCAGTTGCCATTGTTTTAAAAGTAGAAACCATTTCATCATATTGACTGATTGTTTCATCTGTAGGATACGGCTC
This window contains:
- a CDS encoding iron-siderophore ABC transporter substrate-binding protein → MKKVLGLLLLLLFSFTLVACNQQAEDTKEGVKSEETAKSGDTSKEEKSKEEETKAVTVDHVLGSVTLEETPKKVVVLEWVYAENLLALGVQPVGVADVEGFNSWVQIDAELSSDVVDVGTRQEPNLEAISQLQPDLIIAPKFRHEAIKAELETIAPTLFFEPYPTDETISQYDEMVSTFKTMATALGKDAEAKTVLADLDKKYEEAKASIEAAGLQTNKFVLTQAFSSQQVPVLRVFTPNAMASVILEKIGMKNAYASEKFEIYGFSQLNVEALPAVEQANFFYVVQDNDNIFENQLKDNAVWKNLDFVATDRMYPLGGDAWLFGGPLSAFTVVDRIVSSVEQK